Proteins from a genomic interval of Rhodococcus rhodochrous:
- a CDS encoding chorismate mutase, giving the protein MTVQLDSPGIASVGEASSAEAELGELFEQIKELDAQLLAVIKRRSELVQRAGASAKGTDASREAQAEEMAVLGRFAELGTDGSTLAMTLLRLGRTRKA; this is encoded by the coding sequence ATGACTGTCCAGCTTGATTCGCCTGGCATCGCGTCCGTCGGCGAAGCTTCGTCGGCCGAGGCAGAGCTCGGGGAGCTGTTCGAGCAGATCAAGGAGCTCGACGCTCAGCTGCTCGCGGTGATCAAGCGGCGTTCGGAGCTCGTTCAGCGCGCCGGAGCATCCGCGAAGGGCACCGACGCGAGCCGCGAAGCACAGGCCGAGGAAATGGCCGTCCTGGGACGCTTCGCCGAACTCGGCACCGACGGCAGCACGCTCGCGATGACGCTGCTGCGCCTCGGCCGCACCCGCAAGGCCTGA
- a CDS encoding thiolase family protein: MTAPERIVIVDGARTPVGSFGGALKDVPAHELGATAVREALQRSGVAGEDIDEVVMGCIGQVGADAYNARRVTLAAGLPVSTPALTVNRLCGSGLQAVWSAAQEIRWGAAEITVAGGDESMSRMPFYDFGARNGYKLGNRELVDGTVGMLTDPFSGQHMGVTAENVAREYGVSREQQDEFALESQRRAATDAAKAAFAEEITPVEIGGRKPVTVTEDEHPKPDTTLEVLGKLRSAFIKDGTVTAGNASGINDGAAALVLARESVARERGLGASVVLESVVTAAMEPELMGYAPTLALVKLFEQNGLTPADIDTVELNEAFASQALAVARDAKLDPEKTNPYGGAIALGHPVGATGAILTLRVAKDLIRRDLELGVVTMCIGGGQALAALLRRVS; the protein is encoded by the coding sequence ATGACCGCTCCGGAACGCATCGTCATCGTCGACGGCGCACGCACCCCCGTCGGCAGCTTCGGCGGCGCACTCAAGGACGTACCCGCGCACGAACTCGGCGCCACCGCCGTACGCGAGGCGCTGCAGCGCTCGGGTGTCGCAGGTGAGGACATCGACGAGGTCGTCATGGGCTGCATCGGTCAGGTCGGTGCCGACGCCTACAACGCCCGTCGTGTCACCCTCGCCGCCGGACTTCCCGTCTCCACCCCGGCCCTGACCGTCAACCGCCTGTGCGGCTCGGGTCTGCAGGCCGTGTGGTCCGCGGCCCAGGAGATCCGGTGGGGTGCCGCGGAGATCACCGTCGCAGGTGGCGACGAGAGCATGTCGCGCATGCCGTTCTACGACTTCGGTGCCCGCAACGGCTACAAGCTCGGCAACCGCGAGCTCGTCGACGGCACCGTCGGCATGCTCACCGACCCGTTCAGCGGACAGCACATGGGTGTCACGGCCGAGAACGTCGCCCGCGAGTACGGCGTCAGCCGCGAGCAGCAGGACGAGTTCGCCCTCGAATCGCAGCGCCGCGCCGCCACCGACGCCGCGAAGGCCGCCTTCGCCGAGGAGATCACCCCGGTCGAGATCGGTGGCCGCAAGCCTGTCACCGTCACCGAGGACGAGCACCCCAAGCCCGACACCACCCTCGAGGTGCTCGGCAAGCTGCGTTCGGCGTTCATCAAGGACGGCACCGTCACCGCCGGTAACGCCTCCGGCATCAACGACGGCGCTGCTGCGCTCGTCCTGGCCCGCGAGTCGGTCGCCCGCGAACGCGGCCTCGGTGCCTCCGTCGTACTCGAGTCGGTGGTCACCGCGGCGATGGAGCCCGAGCTGATGGGCTACGCCCCGACCCTCGCGCTGGTGAAGCTGTTCGAGCAGAACGGCCTGACGCCGGCCGACATCGACACCGTCGAGCTCAACGAGGCATTCGCCTCGCAGGCCCTCGCGGTGGCGCGCGACGCCAAGCTCGACCCGGAGAAGACCAACCCCTACGGCGGTGCGATCGCCCTGGGCCACCCGGTCGGCGCGACCGGCGCGATCCTGACGCTGCGCGTCGCCAAGGACCTGATCCGCCGCGATCTCGAACTCGGTGTCGTCACCATGTGCATCGGTGGCGGACAGGCACTCGCCGCGCTGCTGCGCCGCGTGTCCTGA
- a CDS encoding TIGR02680 family protein translates to MTHSSDPSALDEIPPPRFPDRWRLHRAGIVNVWHYLDVEFVLSGGRMILRGTNGSGKSRALEMLLPFLLDADRRRMDATGAAKVDLDELMRTGASDTTDRVGYLWLELARPSGHLTVGAQIRHRADARRSDVHFFTTPLRVGTDLHLVDDARIPLSRERLAELVGTDNLTRDPERHREAVRRLVFGLHGETGRERYDGLLQLLHTLRSPDVGHRIDEGRLPQILSDALPPLTENMLAEAGGRLDLLGDTRQEQVRLEAAHAHVLRFHEVYRKYAADLLRADAETARDLAQRVIETRRALTSAEAEAADLDTQAAAADTRLKERRDQVAELDRAIRGLETHQMFRSADDLAQRRLSVDALRRAAEHAAAAADRSRLHERRDANHAARALDELSCSVTHAARRLATAGRDLLSVGLPHDTVPTTLHFSVDRPPAVLESVRTGIDDTTEQVVRPVVATVLLDAGHVDEVRDAVLRAVEAIRRRRDQAGRRLLEARRLDAAAHAVREAEAAADRAARDAEQRAVDAAETDAGVGAAAAGLQHRWREWITADRTTALLPELERDRVVLMRGLSTRLDALIDSSPVGPTETDSEGVDLDSTLAELDSLPAAAARSALSDLAGAPAERERREREAQTTREDLVREQAALDAIGEGPEQAPWHVRTDGVPLWRAVEFVDTLGDDDRAGIEAALLSAGFLTATVDGEGRLRALGGQVLVSPRGEPPAQSLSTVLRPDPEADVPRPAIEAVLNTIGFEDATAVASVSRDGRWHNGVLRGRHTAETPHCIGRPAREAATAARRVRLDEIRAELTRIDLAVEQLRVDYPDAAHRRAEIDAHLSTAPTSHALRAALERRQHAYAHVRSAANTAVELRERATTLRARWTAELDAHRTACEHFGVPCDVPELEALVAGCASADTLCTELARDLGDVLAAHTRFTDATERCAQATVERVDAEEIAESCRYEWHAKAAVVAAQTAAVDVDSADLAQELRDSETERARADEQFRRTVAHRDHLGRAVAEVLQRCAAARERLDRDRRELAAAAELLAAHLQLPELRAALEEDPESDSASARTVLPPVHLEDPDHVLSVARTLLAALPPRTGVDDNAMLVALQQFDRDLTAQFDIEHTVTHGAHRVRIAGAGDDTTPTGVSATLTRQVEDGRRALSQREHDVFTGFVLGGVADELRRRIERARQVIAAMNDSLADSRTTHGIGVRIEWRPGGEDTDAARMTQLLTATERSPEDASDLVGMLRRRVESAHAADPSAGYAQHLSQALDYRRWHEVEVTILGPEPDRERRISARAKISQGETRFVSYVALFAAADGYLSGLPDTGTALRLVLLDDAFAKIDDPTIGELMGLLVRQDIDFVMTGHALWGCVPEVPELDVYEVRRLADGAAVTTRVHWDGRVRRLRPLTELST, encoded by the coding sequence ATGACCCACTCGTCCGATCCCTCCGCCCTCGACGAGATTCCTCCACCCCGTTTCCCGGATCGCTGGCGTCTCCACCGCGCCGGCATCGTGAACGTCTGGCACTACCTGGACGTCGAGTTCGTCCTGTCCGGTGGGCGGATGATCCTGCGCGGCACCAACGGATCGGGGAAGTCCCGCGCCCTCGAGATGTTGCTGCCCTTCCTGCTCGACGCCGACCGCAGGCGCATGGACGCGACGGGCGCCGCGAAGGTCGATCTGGACGAACTCATGCGCACCGGGGCGTCGGACACCACCGACCGTGTCGGATATCTGTGGCTCGAACTGGCGCGCCCCAGCGGACATCTCACCGTCGGAGCACAGATCCGGCACCGCGCCGACGCCCGTCGCAGCGACGTGCACTTCTTCACGACACCCCTCCGTGTCGGCACCGACCTGCACCTCGTCGACGACGCCCGTATCCCGCTCTCGCGGGAGCGACTCGCCGAGCTCGTCGGTACCGACAATCTCACCCGTGATCCGGAGCGGCATCGCGAGGCCGTGCGGAGGCTGGTGTTCGGGCTGCACGGGGAGACCGGACGCGAACGCTACGACGGCCTGCTGCAACTGCTGCACACCCTGCGCTCACCCGATGTCGGCCACCGCATCGACGAGGGCCGCCTCCCACAGATCCTGTCGGACGCGCTTCCACCGCTGACCGAGAACATGCTCGCCGAAGCGGGAGGCCGTCTCGACCTGCTCGGTGACACCCGCCAGGAGCAGGTCCGTCTCGAAGCGGCGCACGCACATGTTCTGCGTTTCCATGAGGTGTACCGGAAATACGCGGCGGATCTGCTGCGCGCCGACGCCGAGACCGCCCGCGACCTCGCGCAGCGGGTCATCGAGACGCGACGCGCACTCACCTCCGCGGAAGCCGAGGCGGCCGACCTCGACACGCAGGCCGCCGCGGCGGACACCCGCCTGAAGGAGCGCCGCGACCAGGTCGCCGAACTCGACCGCGCGATCCGCGGACTCGAGACCCACCAGATGTTCCGGTCCGCGGACGATCTCGCGCAGCGCCGGCTCTCCGTCGATGCGCTCCGCCGCGCCGCCGAGCACGCGGCCGCTGCCGCCGATCGCAGCCGCCTGCACGAACGGCGCGACGCCAACCATGCGGCCCGCGCCCTCGACGAACTGTCCTGTTCGGTCACGCATGCCGCGCGACGGCTTGCGACGGCAGGCCGCGACCTGCTGTCGGTGGGTCTTCCGCACGACACCGTGCCGACCACGCTGCACTTCTCCGTCGACCGTCCACCCGCTGTGCTCGAATCCGTGCGCACCGGCATCGACGACACCACCGAGCAGGTGGTGCGGCCGGTCGTCGCGACGGTCCTCCTCGACGCCGGACACGTCGACGAGGTCCGTGATGCGGTCCTGCGTGCCGTCGAGGCGATCCGTCGCCGTCGAGATCAGGCGGGCCGGAGACTGCTCGAGGCGCGTCGTCTCGACGCTGCCGCGCACGCGGTCCGGGAAGCCGAGGCGGCGGCCGACCGCGCGGCCCGCGATGCCGAGCAGCGTGCCGTCGATGCCGCCGAGACGGATGCCGGTGTCGGTGCGGCCGCCGCGGGTCTGCAGCACCGATGGCGCGAGTGGATCACCGCCGACCGCACGACGGCTCTGCTGCCGGAACTCGAGCGGGATCGGGTCGTCCTGATGCGCGGATTGTCCACGCGACTCGACGCACTGATCGACTCCTCCCCCGTCGGCCCCACCGAGACGGACTCCGAGGGCGTCGACCTCGATTCGACGCTCGCCGAGCTTGATTCGCTGCCCGCCGCTGCCGCTCGGTCCGCTCTGAGCGACCTCGCCGGCGCGCCGGCCGAGCGCGAGCGCCGGGAACGTGAGGCGCAGACCACGCGCGAGGATCTCGTCCGGGAACAGGCGGCACTCGACGCGATCGGCGAGGGACCCGAACAGGCACCCTGGCACGTGCGCACCGACGGTGTCCCCCTGTGGCGGGCGGTCGAGTTCGTCGACACGCTCGGGGACGACGACCGTGCCGGGATCGAGGCTGCGTTGCTCTCCGCGGGTTTCCTCACCGCCACGGTCGACGGCGAGGGTCGCTTGCGTGCGCTGGGCGGCCAGGTCCTCGTCTCGCCGCGCGGCGAACCACCGGCGCAGTCCCTGTCGACCGTCCTGCGCCCGGACCCCGAGGCCGACGTGCCGCGCCCGGCGATCGAGGCGGTCCTCAACACGATCGGATTCGAGGACGCCACCGCCGTGGCTTCGGTCTCGCGGGACGGCCGCTGGCACAACGGCGTTCTGCGTGGGCGCCACACCGCCGAGACCCCGCACTGCATCGGCAGGCCTGCCCGGGAGGCCGCGACCGCGGCACGGCGGGTGCGTCTCGACGAGATCCGCGCCGAACTCACCCGGATCGACCTGGCGGTGGAACAGCTGCGCGTCGACTATCCCGACGCGGCGCACCGGCGGGCGGAGATCGACGCGCACCTGTCGACCGCGCCGACCTCGCACGCCCTGCGCGCCGCGCTCGAACGACGTCAGCACGCGTACGCGCATGTGCGGTCCGCGGCGAACACCGCGGTGGAACTGCGCGAGCGGGCGACGACGCTGCGTGCTCGCTGGACCGCCGAGCTCGACGCCCACCGCACGGCGTGCGAGCACTTCGGCGTGCCCTGCGACGTTCCAGAACTGGAGGCGCTGGTCGCCGGATGTGCGTCTGCCGACACGCTGTGCACCGAGCTGGCACGCGATCTCGGTGACGTCCTGGCCGCCCACACCAGGTTCACGGATGCCACCGAGCGGTGTGCGCAGGCCACTGTCGAACGGGTCGACGCGGAGGAGATCGCCGAATCGTGCCGCTACGAATGGCACGCGAAGGCCGCCGTGGTCGCGGCGCAAACGGCGGCCGTCGACGTCGACTCCGCCGACCTGGCGCAGGAACTGCGCGATTCGGAGACCGAACGGGCACGCGCCGACGAACAGTTCCGGCGCACGGTCGCCCATCGCGACCACCTGGGCCGTGCCGTCGCCGAGGTGCTGCAGCGATGTGCTGCCGCACGCGAACGGCTCGACCGCGACCGTCGCGAACTCGCCGCGGCCGCCGAACTGCTCGCCGCTCACCTGCAGCTGCCCGAACTGCGCGCCGCACTCGAGGAGGATCCGGAGTCGGACTCCGCCTCTGCCCGGACGGTTCTGCCTCCCGTTCACCTCGAGGATCCGGATCACGTGCTCTCGGTGGCCCGCACCCTGCTTGCCGCGTTGCCGCCGCGCACGGGAGTCGACGACAACGCGATGCTCGTCGCGCTGCAACAGTTCGACCGCGACCTCACGGCCCAGTTCGACATCGAGCACACGGTGACGCACGGCGCTCATCGCGTCCGGATCGCCGGGGCGGGCGACGACACCACGCCCACGGGCGTCTCGGCCACCCTGACCCGGCAGGTCGAGGACGGTCGGCGGGCACTGTCGCAACGCGAGCACGACGTATTCACGGGATTCGTGCTCGGCGGTGTGGCCGACGAACTGCGCCGGCGGATCGAGCGGGCACGACAGGTGATCGCCGCGATGAACGACAGTCTCGCCGACAGCCGCACGACGCACGGGATCGGCGTGAGGATCGAGTGGCGCCCCGGTGGCGAGGACACCGACGCGGCGCGGATGACGCAGCTGCTCACCGCCACCGAACGGTCACCCGAGGATGCGTCCGACCTGGTCGGGATGCTGCGGCGCCGGGTGGAATCCGCTCACGCCGCCGATCCGTCCGCCGGCTACGCGCAGCACCTGTCGCAGGCACTGGACTACCGGCGCTGGCACGAGGTCGAGGTGACCATCCTCGGCCCCGAACCGGACCGGGAGAGGCGGATCTCCGCGCGCGCCAAGATATCCCAGGGTGAGACCCGGTTCGTGTCGTACGTGGCACTGTTCGCGGCGGCGGACGGTTATCTCTCCGGCCTGCCCGACACCGGCACCGCACTGCGGCTCGTACTGCTCGACGACGCATTCGCCAAGATCGACGACCCGACGATCGGTGAACTCATGGGCCTGCTCGTGCGGCAGGACATCGACTTCGTCATGACCGGGCACGCACTGTGGGGTTGTGTGCCCGAGGTGCCCGAACTCGACGTCTACGAGGTCCGGCGACTCGCCGACGGTGCGGCCGTGACGACCCGCGTGCACTGGGACGGCCGCGTGCGGCGACTCCGACCACTCACCGAGCTGTCGACGTGA
- a CDS encoding TIGR02678 family protein yields the protein MSTSYASAVSGDVSGRRDAARALLQQPIVTAATDREAFGLVRRHAPALKSMFADRLGYRLVVEPTFARLIKAPLGPTSPHRALRHADGSEFGAITYACLALVCAALIEPGTGERVSVDDLLEQVRADARENGIVFGDPVSEERNFAAALRVLEEWGVITESARGDEATGDGPHLDVHRDLLPHLLDTPLHGMPGPAAALARHEHEPAARRLYRRLVEDPFVARDELDDEAAAILARDRHELTRMLEDDFGLVLEVRAEGALAYDPAGMLTDEAFPGSGTLKHACLLLLTELTERFGASAATTLHVDVHTLDSVLADLAAARSRTWKSIYVRDLALLRRDVVALLVRLGLARPHENGLELTAPAARYRPVPAESKCR from the coding sequence GTGAGCACCTCGTACGCGAGCGCGGTGTCCGGGGACGTCTCCGGTCGGCGGGACGCCGCACGGGCGCTGCTGCAACAGCCGATCGTCACCGCCGCGACCGATCGGGAGGCCTTCGGCCTCGTTCGGCGTCACGCCCCGGCCCTGAAGTCGATGTTCGCCGACCGCCTCGGATACCGGCTCGTCGTCGAACCGACCTTCGCCCGCCTGATCAAGGCACCGCTCGGTCCCACGTCACCGCACCGCGCTCTCCGCCACGCCGACGGTTCCGAGTTCGGCGCGATCACCTATGCGTGTCTCGCGCTGGTGTGCGCGGCACTGATCGAACCCGGGACCGGCGAGAGGGTGTCCGTCGACGACCTGCTCGAGCAGGTACGCGCCGACGCGCGCGAGAACGGGATCGTGTTCGGCGACCCGGTGTCCGAGGAGCGGAACTTCGCCGCGGCCCTGCGCGTCCTCGAGGAATGGGGCGTGATCACCGAGTCCGCTCGCGGGGACGAGGCGACCGGCGACGGGCCGCATCTCGACGTCCACCGCGACCTGCTCCCCCATCTGCTCGACACTCCCCTGCACGGGATGCCCGGTCCCGCAGCGGCACTCGCACGTCACGAGCACGAACCCGCCGCCCGCCGCCTGTACCGCAGGCTCGTCGAGGATCCGTTCGTCGCGCGTGACGAACTGGACGACGAGGCGGCGGCAATCCTCGCCCGCGACCGGCACGAGCTCACCCGGATGCTGGAGGACGACTTCGGTCTCGTACTCGAGGTGCGTGCCGAGGGTGCGCTCGCGTACGACCCGGCCGGCATGCTCACCGACGAGGCGTTCCCGGGGTCCGGCACCCTGAAACACGCCTGCCTGCTGCTCCTGACCGAACTCACCGAGCGGTTCGGTGCCTCGGCGGCGACCACGCTGCACGTCGACGTCCACACGCTCGACTCGGTTCTCGCCGACCTCGCCGCCGCACGTTCCCGCACCTGGAAGAGCATCTACGTCCGCGACCTCGCACTCCTGCGCCGGGACGTGGTCGCACTGCTCGTCCGGCTCGGGCTGGCGCGCCCGCACGAGAACGGACTCGAACTGACCGCACCCGCCGCCCGCTACCGCCCCGTCCCCGCCGAAAGCAAGTGTCGATGA
- a CDS encoding DUF2397 domain-containing protein yields MGEHIGRDLFRHLVADEADEYLAVMDCFTDLLLADLSTDDIAVSCARRGVALDITVVAARCRSLVRWGNLALTSGGTGGGGTGGGSHRRSAPETASTESLARYRPTPAGLRVHRETGRLLSTSDDVRGVARESLRCVADGLARIEELLVDDGSVLDRDELAAHVTALFSHHRSFTDSVADFYAHLAEILRRLEHSGRLGHSSEHERAGVVDDYAETKNLLLDYVDVIGSDVERLAPLVAGRLDRIRPRLDSLIAALRESGLPNTVPTNTVPTNTVPTNTVPGRSPGRSRTDWNELAQWYAEDAGPRRMREAAAAALNRLLVRTRRITTSTSGFSHRADLLRLARWFTESSDEQAHRLFAATFGAFPSRHLLLGPDDTDPRVGAGTSWWRADPVVVPVSLRERGDHTSRGAVGRLPDSLPGRVRADELARRESRRRSDAVAELGAAGDLHGADLSTEARDILLDVLAAALAGHRTTDGPMHVDDPDLGLSLTAEPGADTVVRSPDGDLTVHGFSLRMSVTTSLDHSAVAP; encoded by the coding sequence ATGGGCGAACACATCGGTCGCGACCTGTTCCGTCATCTCGTCGCCGACGAAGCGGACGAGTACCTCGCGGTGATGGACTGCTTCACCGACCTCCTGCTCGCCGATCTGTCCACCGACGATATCGCGGTCTCGTGTGCGCGGCGCGGCGTGGCGCTCGACATCACGGTCGTCGCCGCCCGGTGCCGCAGCCTGGTCCGGTGGGGCAATCTCGCGCTCACGAGCGGCGGAACCGGCGGCGGTGGCACCGGCGGCGGTTCCCACCGGCGGAGCGCCCCCGAGACCGCCTCGACCGAGAGCCTCGCCCGGTACCGGCCGACACCCGCCGGGCTGCGGGTGCACCGCGAGACCGGCAGGCTCCTCTCCACCTCCGACGACGTGCGCGGCGTGGCACGCGAGTCGCTCCGGTGTGTCGCGGACGGACTCGCCCGAATCGAGGAGCTGCTGGTGGACGACGGGAGCGTGCTCGACCGGGACGAACTGGCCGCCCACGTCACCGCCCTGTTCTCGCACCACCGGTCGTTCACCGACAGCGTCGCCGACTTCTATGCGCACCTCGCCGAGATCCTGAGGCGTCTCGAGCACTCCGGCCGTCTCGGACACTCCTCCGAGCACGAACGCGCCGGGGTGGTCGACGACTACGCCGAGACCAAGAACCTGCTCCTCGACTACGTCGACGTCATCGGTTCGGACGTCGAGCGTCTCGCCCCTCTCGTCGCCGGCAGGCTCGACCGGATCAGGCCGCGTCTGGACTCCCTGATCGCCGCGTTGCGCGAGTCCGGCCTGCCGAACACCGTGCCTACCAACACAGTGCCTACCAACACAGTGCCTACCAACACAGTGCCCGGCCGGTCGCCCGGTCGCAGTCGCACCGACTGGAACGAACTGGCGCAGTGGTACGCCGAGGACGCCGGCCCGCGCCGCATGCGCGAGGCAGCGGCGGCGGCGCTGAACCGGCTGCTCGTGCGCACTCGGCGGATCACCACGAGCACGTCGGGCTTCTCGCACCGCGCAGATCTCCTGCGCCTGGCCCGGTGGTTCACCGAATCGTCCGACGAACAGGCCCACCGGTTGTTCGCCGCGACCTTCGGTGCCTTCCCGAGCCGGCACCTGCTGCTCGGCCCCGACGATACCGACCCGCGAGTGGGTGCGGGCACGTCGTGGTGGCGGGCCGATCCCGTCGTCGTGCCCGTGTCGTTGCGCGAACGCGGCGACCACACGTCTCGCGGGGCCGTCGGCCGACTCCCCGATTCGCTGCCCGGCCGGGTCCGGGCCGACGAACTCGCCCGGCGCGAGTCGCGCCGCCGCTCCGACGCCGTCGCCGAACTGGGTGCGGCGGGCGACCTGCACGGAGCGGACCTGTCGACGGAGGCGCGCGACATCCTGCTCGACGTCCTCGCCGCTGCGCTCGCGGGCCACCGCACCACCGACGGTCCGATGCATGTGGACGATCCCGATCTCGGGTTGTCGCTGACGGCGGAGCCCGGCGCCGACACCGTGGTGCGCTCCCCCGACGGCGATCTCACCGTGCACGGCTTCTCGCTGCGCATGTCGGTCACGACATCGCTCGACCACAGTGCGGTGGCGCCGTGA
- a CDS encoding MarR family winged helix-turn-helix transcriptional regulator: MQHNRQARRPSADGVARVYEEFVLLVRFLTSGARAQDNGLSLVQHSLLGFISRNPGCRATDISEVFGVHRSTVSRQLRHAVDAGWVEAGTGPARAGHPLRLTDHGATVLEGAVVRRLDDVRAGLEGWDEDELERFVDLLRRFRAGIDSDDRTPDQNDGDCSA, encoded by the coding sequence GTGCAACACAATCGGCAGGCCCGGCGGCCGTCCGCGGACGGCGTTGCCCGCGTATACGAGGAGTTCGTGCTTCTCGTGCGCTTCCTGACGTCCGGAGCACGAGCGCAGGACAACGGACTCTCGCTGGTCCAGCATTCGCTTCTCGGCTTCATCTCCCGAAATCCGGGCTGCCGCGCCACCGACATATCCGAGGTCTTCGGTGTCCACCGCTCGACCGTGTCGCGCCAACTGCGTCACGCCGTCGATGCGGGCTGGGTCGAGGCGGGGACCGGTCCGGCACGTGCCGGACATCCTCTCCGGCTCACCGACCACGGAGCGACAGTTCTCGAAGGTGCGGTCGTGCGTCGTCTCGATGACGTCCGCGCCGGCCTCGAGGGCTGGGACGAGGACGAACTCGAACGCTTCGTGGATCTCCTGCGTCGCTTCCGTGCAGGAATCGATTCCGACGACCGGACTCCCGACCAGAACGATGGAGATTGCAGTGCGTGA
- a CDS encoding AMP-dependent synthetase/ligase: MREYSTPAPFTIGDDESVVHTVFTHAEKTPHRVMYSRPQGDDWVAVTAQQFADQVKAVAKGLIANGVQPGDRVALLSATRYEWSLFDYAIWTAGAVSVPIYDSSSTEQIRWILQDSEAVLAVVETARHEKLFVDMPDTLRRILQIEDGAVNTLAADGADVDDAEITTRLAGIRSSGLASLVYTSGTTGRPKGCMLTHRNFLAEVRSILTSDVGIVAKPGNRGLTFLPLAHVLARAVSLALFESGTAQAHWADFSTVSAQFARYSPNIILGVPRVFEKVRDAAAGKAAAGGPVKAAIFDFAERTAIAYSESLDQGGPTLTLKAKRAVADKLVYSKLREAMGNECWYAISGGGALSPRLGHFFRGVGVPIYEGYGLTETTAAHSVNTPGAQKIGTVGRPMGGNSARIADDGEIELRGMVVFDGYWRNDEATEGAFHDGWFRTGDLGSLDEDGYLSITGRKKDLIITAGGKNVSPGPIEDRMRSHTLVSQAVVVGDGRSFVTALVTVDSDVFENWKTENGKPTGATIADLRHDPALRDAVQTIVDDANTLVSHTEAIKKFVILDRDLTEESGELTPTLKIKRNVVTERFAHEIDALYAK, encoded by the coding sequence GTGCGTGAGTACTCGACCCCGGCCCCGTTCACCATCGGTGACGACGAATCGGTCGTCCACACGGTGTTCACCCATGCGGAGAAGACTCCGCACCGCGTGATGTACTCCCGGCCGCAGGGTGACGACTGGGTCGCGGTCACCGCGCAGCAGTTCGCCGACCAGGTGAAGGCCGTCGCCAAGGGCCTGATCGCCAACGGTGTGCAGCCCGGTGATCGTGTCGCGCTGCTCTCGGCCACCCGCTACGAGTGGTCGCTGTTCGACTACGCGATCTGGACGGCCGGCGCGGTGTCGGTACCGATCTACGACTCCTCGTCCACCGAGCAGATCCGCTGGATCCTCCAGGACTCCGAGGCCGTCCTCGCCGTCGTCGAGACCGCGCGGCACGAGAAGCTCTTCGTCGACATGCCCGACACCCTCCGTCGCATCCTGCAGATCGAGGACGGCGCGGTGAACACGCTCGCGGCCGACGGCGCCGACGTCGACGACGCCGAGATCACCACGCGCCTGGCCGGAATCCGTTCCAGCGGCCTGGCCTCCCTCGTCTACACCTCGGGAACCACCGGGCGGCCCAAGGGCTGCATGCTCACCCACCGCAACTTCCTCGCCGAGGTCCGGTCGATCCTCACCTCGGACGTCGGTATCGTCGCCAAGCCCGGCAACCGCGGCCTGACCTTCCTGCCCCTCGCGCACGTGCTGGCGCGCGCGGTGTCGCTCGCGCTCTTCGAATCCGGCACGGCGCAGGCCCACTGGGCGGACTTCTCGACCGTCTCCGCGCAGTTCGCCCGGTACTCGCCGAACATCATCCTCGGTGTGCCGCGCGTCTTCGAGAAGGTGCGCGACGCGGCAGCGGGCAAGGCGGCGGCCGGTGGACCGGTCAAGGCGGCGATCTTCGATTTCGCGGAGCGCACCGCCATCGCCTACAGCGAGTCGCTCGACCAGGGCGGCCCCACCCTGACGCTGAAGGCCAAGCGCGCCGTCGCCGACAAGCTGGTCTACTCCAAGCTGCGCGAGGCCATGGGCAACGAGTGCTGGTACGCGATCTCCGGCGGCGGTGCCCTGAGCCCCCGCCTCGGTCACTTCTTCCGCGGCGTCGGCGTGCCGATCTACGAGGGCTACGGCCTCACCGAGACCACGGCCGCACACAGCGTGAACACGCCCGGCGCGCAGAAGATCGGCACCGTCGGACGTCCCATGGGCGGGAACTCGGCGCGCATCGCGGACGACGGCGAGATCGAGCTGCGCGGCATGGTCGTCTTCGACGGCTACTGGCGCAACGACGAGGCCACCGAGGGAGCGTTCCACGACGGCTGGTTCCGCACCGGCGACCTCGGCTCGCTCGACGAGGACGGCTACCTGTCCATCACCGGGCGCAAGAAGGACCTCATCATCACCGCCGGCGGCAAGAACGTCTCGCCCGGGCCGATCGAGGACCGCATGCGGTCGCACACCCTCGTCTCCCAGGCCGTCGTCGTCGGCGACGGACGCAGCTTCGTCACAGCCCTGGTGACCGTCGATTCGGACGTCTTCGAGAACTGGAAGACCGAGAACGGAAAGCCGACCGGTGCGACGATCGCGGACCTGCGCCACGATCCCGCGCTACGCGACGCGGTGCAGACCATCGTCGACGACGCCAACACCCTCGTCTCGCACACCGAGGCGATCAAGAAGTTCGTCATCCTCGACCGCGATCTCACCGAGGAGTCCGGTGAGCTCACCCCGACGCTGAAGATCAAGCGCAACGTCGTCACCGAGCGTTTCGCCCACGAGATCGACGCCCTGTACGCGAAGTGA